Genomic DNA from Syntrophorhabdaceae bacterium:
AAGGAGAAAGGGAAAAGTTATGGGAATTAAGGTACGGTTCGTCGATCCCCAAAGGAGTTACCAGCGAATACGGGGAGAGATAGATAAGACATATTTCGAAGTCATGGAAAAAGGGGATCTGATTGACCGGGACCAGTTAAAGCAATTCGAGCAGAACCTCGCCCGGTTTGTGGGAACGAAGTATGCGGTGGGACTCAACAGCGGCTACGACGCGCTCCATATCTCATTGAGGGCCGCGGGAATAGGGGCAGGGGATGAAGTCATCGTGCCGGCCCACACTTTTGTGGCGACTGCATCGGCCGTGGTGAACGTGGGCGCAAGGCCTGTGTTGGTAGACGTGGGGAAAGATTTTAATATCGACGTCAACAAAATCGAAGAAGCGATCACATCGAAGACGAAGGCCATCATTCCCGTCCATCTGAGCGGCTATATGGCCGATATGGTGAGTATCGAAGAGATCGCCGGCAGACATAACCTCATTATAGTGGAAGATGCCTGCCAGAGTCTTGGATCGAATATACTCGGCAAAGGCGCGGGGGCATGGGGCTTGACAGGGTGCTGGAGCTTCTATCCCTTCAAGATCCTCGGTTGCTACGGCGACGGGGGAGCGATTACCACCAATGATCCGGATGTGGCCCTTTTCGCCACCCGCATGCGCTATAACGGAGAGGATAGAGATACCGGGGAATATCACGGACACGGATTCACGTGTCTCCTCGACAATCTGCAGGCCGCATTCCTCGACGTAAAGCTCCGCCATCTTCCGTCGTGGATCACAAGGAGGAAAGAGATTGCCCAACGATACCGTGCCGCATTATCGGGCTTGCCCGATCTCCTTTTGCCCCATTATGACGATCCGAGAAGGGACCACATTTACCAGAACTACACCGTCCGATCGAAGCAGGGCAAT
This window encodes:
- a CDS encoding DegT/DnrJ/EryC1/StrS family aminotransferase → MGIKVRFVDPQRSYQRIRGEIDKTYFEVMEKGDLIDRDQLKQFEQNLARFVGTKYAVGLNSGYDALHISLRAAGIGAGDEVIVPAHTFVATASAVVNVGARPVLVDVGKDFNIDVNKIEEAITSKTKAIIPVHLSGYMADMVSIEEIAGRHNLIIVEDACQSLGSNILGKGAGAWGLTGCWSFYPFKILGCYGDGGAITTNDPDVALFATRMRYNGEDRDTGEYHGHGFTCLLDNLQAAFLDVKLRHLPSWITRRKEIAQRYRAALSGLPDLLLPHYDDPRRDHIYQNYTVRSKQGNDFSEYLKNYGIEVLTQFRKPYYRHEELILEDRGFPETESISREVCSLPLNAEIDDGEVNLVIEAVRSFYGK